Proteins from a genomic interval of Antedon mediterranea chromosome 5, ecAntMedi1.1, whole genome shotgun sequence:
- the LOC140049326 gene encoding uncharacterized protein: protein MDDTLSELLTCPSCSEIFDNNLEVKQPKLLPCQHVFCLGCLQSLKLEKKTLDSGLDLSLTETTPFDESLQALYCQCPSCSRKHRVPHDDVTNFDNSMVHDKLLERCKKKKIEEPKSETDELVMFVKRAQGKLQKKIGSFDEKFKQKLADLQSYCDANKEDVREKMEQLVEEIHKTEASLFKMIDRYHEAEEKKLKDTHEAAIERVKHAKELSETVNETLVGPQTKSAVHLTKVLGDTLSTCDDIEGLTENVPDSSLSRFECNIEEIKLSITSLGGEPTTEVNPKDEEQGEMSKCQEDVDKQEDVLQSKGEDLKEAVLVKDINDTLPSYPILHMNSKWAT from the coding sequence ATGGATGATACACTGTCAGAGCTGTTGACGTGTCCAAGTTGCTCTGAGATTTTTGACAACAATTTAGAAGTAAAACAACCTAAGCTCTTACCTTGCCAACATGTCTTCTGCCTGGGCTGCTTACAAAGTCTTAAGCTGGAGAAGAAGACATTAGACAGTGGTCTGGATTTGAGTCTAACAGAAACAACTCCATTTGACGAAAGTCTACAAGCCCTCTATTGCCAATGTCCCAGCTGTAGTAGGAAGCATCGAGTACCCCACGATGACGTAACCAATTTTGATAATAGCATGGTTCACGATAAGTTACTTGAACGATGTAAGAAAAAGAAGATTGAGGAACCAAAATCGGAGACAGATGAACTAGTGATGTTTGTGAAAAGAGCTCAAGGTAAACTACAAAAGAAGATCGGATCGTTTGATGAAAAATTCAAGCAGAAACTCGCAGATTTGCAGAGTTATTGCGATGCCAATAAAGAGGATGTTCGTGAGAAAATGGAACAGCTTGTAGAAGAAATCCACAAGACAGAAGCGAGTTTATTCAAGATGATTGATAGGTATCATGAAGCCGAAGAAAAGAAATTGAAGGATACTCATGAAGCTGCCATTGAACGTGTCAAACATGCCAAAGAACTATCTGAAACTGTCAACGAAACATTGGTTGGACCACAGACAAAATCTGCAGTACATCTAACGAAGGTTCTAGGAGACACTCTCTCCACATGTGATGATATAGAAGGCTTAACTGAAAACGTTCCAGATTCATCCCTATCTAGATTCGAGTGCAATATCGAAGAAATTAAGCTGTCAATTACGTCACTAGGAGGAGAACCGACCACCGAAGTGAATCCAAAAGATGAAGAACAAGGAGAAATGTCCAAATGTCAAGAAGATGTGGACAAACAGGAAGATGTTCTTCAGAGTAAAGGTGAAGATCTAAAGGAAGCCGTATTAGTTAAAGATATTAATGACACTTTGCCGTCGTACCCGATTTTACATATGAACAGTAAATGGGCTACTTAA
- the LOC140049457 gene encoding neuropeptides capa receptor-like, with protein MTSLSTTVASNDTMTDMKCIDSMGSDSVYYDKVDKIIITLIMPAILVVGIMGNVTFLVVVTLVQRMRTITNLYLQSLAISDLIFLVVAIGEKLWRLLSSPYVDDQSMMGQVGCIVVYFITDMTFFSSVFLVTLAAVERFYAICRPLKHRLKIGAKERTVRLITSAWLVAFLLSILISPSNWGNVSYCLWWNSTTPSGHSELYQEGQIFKCTGITPWYTSFASLVQTLPFFAAFIANCIIYYNIINSLNHRVGTTDRHRPTNVKNLRIRNQVARMLIVNGLVFFVCLAPFEIFSLVITGETVSNVHVLSQELFNSWGQFARLMLYVNSAVNPIVYNLMSKRYRQAYCDALKCNVRRKLLFRTNSGESGSNKTGRNMTVTHQLTTPTGNLYTTCT; from the coding sequence ATGACATCGTTATCGACCACTGTTGCTTCAAACGATACAATGACGGACATGAAATGTATAGACAGTATGGGTTCGGATAGTGTTTACTACGATAAAGTGGACAAAATCATCATTACACTGATAATGCCAGCTATTCTTGTGGTCGGAATTATGGGTAATGTGACATTTCTTGTTGTTGTAACTCTAGTTCAAAGGATGAGAACAATAACTAACTTATATCTGCAAAGTTTAGCAATTTCTGATTTGATATTTCTGGTCGTGGCCATCGGAGAAAAACTATGGCGGCTTCTGTCATCGCCGTATGTTGACGATCAGTCCATGATGGGTCAAGTCGGTTGTATCGTTGTATACTTTATTACAGATATGACTTTCTTTTCGTCGGTATTTCTTGTAACATTGGCGGCTGTGGAAAGGTTTTACGCCATTTGTCGTCCGTTAAAGCACCGTCTAAAAATCGGCGCTAAAGAACGAACAGTTCGCCTGATTACGTCTGCTTGGTTAGTAGCGTTTCTTCTTTCAATTTTGATATCACCCAGCAATTGGGGAAACGTTTCGTACTGTTTATGGTGGAATTCAACGACACCGTCGGGCCATAGTGAGTTGTACCAAGAAGGACAAATTTTTAAGTGTACAGGGATAACTCCGTGGTATACAAGCTTTGCATCACTCGTTCAAACCCTACCCTTCTTCGCTGCGTTCATTGCCAATTGCattatatattacaatataattaACAGTTTAAACCACCGTGTTGGTACCACCGATCGTCACAGACCGACAAACGTGAAAAATTTACGGATCCGTAACCAAGTTGCACGTATGCTTATTGTTAATGGTTTAGTGTTTTTCGTATGTCTGGCACCGTTTGAGATTTTTTCGCTCGTGATTACTGGAGAAACTGTAAGTAATGTTCACGTATTGTCACAAGAGTTGTTCAACTCATGGGGTCAGTTCGCCCGTCTTATGCTTTACGTCAATTCCGCCGTAAATCCGATAGTTTATAATCTAATGAGTAAGCGTTACCGACAGGCGTATTGCGACGCTCTAAAATGCAACGTGCGGCGTAAGCTGTTGTTTCGTACTAACTCGGGAGAATCCGGATCTAATAAGACCGGTCGAAATATGACTGTAACGCATCAACTTACAACCCCGACGGGGAACTTGTACACGACTTGTACTTGA